From a region of the Sulfuriferula plumbiphila genome:
- a CDS encoding hydrogenase 4 subunit F codes for MEILWLLGVPLCGGILLALFGHKRWAHELNTLMSLATFIVAAVLTVRIVNRGPMTAFSEQFFIDSFNVFLVALTAFVGFTTALFSRSYMRIEQLHGKLSANMLRLYHSMYQLFSFTMLLALTTNNMGILWVAMEAATLTTVLLVSLYRTPASLEAAWKYFILCGVGIAQALFGTILLYFAAEKILGAGGNALLWTHLNAVKGHLEPTVLSLAFVFLLVGYGTKVGLAPLHNWLPDAHAEGPTPVSAVLSGLLLNVALYAVVRSKVLVDGALASHLAGNLMMGFGLFSVVVAAFFLSRQKDVKRMFAYSSIEHMGLMTFAFGMGGAVATFAGLLHMTVHSLTKSSIFFTVGHAAQKTGSQLIENIRGLIDTNPTIGWGLMLGSLAILGMPPFGVFASEFLIITTAMHEHPWATPFLLVALGVAFAAIFTRVQEMVFGETTGQRLPHPPALIPVFVHLALVLLLGLYIPPYLADWYRQAARLIG; via the coding sequence GTGGAAATTCTTTGGCTGCTGGGTGTTCCTCTGTGCGGCGGGATATTGCTGGCCCTGTTTGGCCACAAGCGCTGGGCGCACGAACTCAACACGCTGATGAGCCTGGCCACTTTCATCGTCGCCGCCGTTCTCACTGTCCGCATTGTCAATCGGGGACCGATGACGGCGTTCAGCGAACAGTTCTTCATCGACTCGTTCAACGTATTCCTGGTCGCGCTGACTGCCTTCGTGGGATTCACCACCGCGCTGTTTTCGCGCTCCTACATGCGCATCGAACAGCTCCATGGCAAGCTGTCGGCGAATATGCTGCGCCTCTACCACAGCATGTACCAGCTGTTCTCCTTTACCATGCTGCTGGCGCTGACCACCAACAACATGGGTATCCTGTGGGTGGCGATGGAAGCGGCCACCCTCACCACCGTGCTGCTGGTCAGCCTGTACCGCACCCCGGCCAGCCTGGAGGCGGCGTGGAAGTATTTCATCCTGTGCGGCGTCGGCATCGCGCAGGCGCTGTTCGGCACCATCCTGCTGTATTTTGCGGCGGAAAAAATACTCGGCGCCGGCGGCAACGCGCTGCTGTGGACGCATCTCAACGCGGTGAAAGGCCACCTGGAACCCACTGTGCTGTCGCTGGCCTTCGTGTTCCTGCTGGTGGGCTACGGCACCAAGGTCGGCCTGGCGCCGCTGCACAACTGGCTGCCGGATGCCCATGCCGAAGGTCCGACGCCGGTTTCCGCGGTGCTTTCCGGCCTGCTGCTGAACGTCGCGCTGTACGCGGTGGTGCGCAGCAAGGTGCTGGTGGACGGGGCGCTTGCCTCGCATCTGGCCGGCAACCTGATGATGGGGTTCGGCCTGTTCAGCGTGGTGGTCGCGGCGTTTTTCCTGTCGCGGCAAAAGGACGTCAAGCGCATGTTCGCCTACTCCTCGATCGAACACATGGGGCTGATGACCTTTGCGTTCGGCATGGGCGGCGCGGTCGCCACCTTTGCCGGGCTGCTGCACATGACGGTGCATTCGCTCACCAAGTCGTCCATCTTCTTTACGGTGGGACACGCGGCACAGAAAACGGGTTCACAGCTGATCGAAAACATTCGCGGCCTGATCGATACCAATCCCACCATCGGCTGGGGTCTGATGCTGGGCAGCCTGGCCATCCTCGGCATGCCGCCGTTCGGCGTGTTTGCCAGCGAATTCCTGATCATTACCACCGCCATGCATGAGCATCCCTGGGCCACGCCGTTCCTGCTGGTGGCGCTGGGGGTCGCCTTCGCCGCCATTTTCACCCGGGTGCAGGAAATGGTGTTCGGCGAAACGACGGGCCAGCGTCTGCCGCACCCGCCCGCGCTGATTCCGGTTTTTGTGCATCTTGCCCTGGTGTTGCTGCTGGGACTGTATATCCCGCCGTATCTTGCCGACTGGTACCGTCAGGCAGCACGACTGATCGGCTGA
- a CDS encoding SulP family inorganic anion transporter: MLACNLWLYKVFPFLRWWPTVNRDTTKADLTAGLTGAMIVLPQGVAFATIAGLPPEFGLYAAMVPAVIAALFGSSWHLVSGPTTAISIAVFASVSPLAEPGSAQFISLVLTLTFLTGIFQFIMGLAHMGALVNFISHTVVIGFTAGAAVLIAASQIKNFLGLNMARGLPFHEILHQVFLQLDKINPYVTAVGVITLVTGIVARKLMPKLYMIIAMVVGSVAALIINNLAGGAETTHIKTVGALAAHLPPFTLPDFSLTAISQVVFPALIVTMLALTEAVSISRAIAVKSEQRIDGNQEFIGQGLSNIFGSFFSSYASSGSFNRSGVNYAAGAKTPLAAVYSALFLILILMLVAALAAYLPTAAMAGILFLVAWALIDFHHIHSIFHTSKQETAVLAVTIIGTLIDLEKGIFFGIMLSLMLYLYRTSRPALVDVVPDPEPDSYHFVPVDGRPECPQLKMIRLQGSIFFGAVNHVQQTLQQIDEINPQQKHVLFAASGMNFVDVAGAEMLMQEARRRKKMGGGLYFYRMQNGVRDLLVKGHYLDDIGEANIFPTKSRPIDAIYPKLDSEICRTCTARIFKQCNIALPNGEPRT; the protein is encoded by the coding sequence ATGCTCGCCTGCAATCTATGGCTGTATAAGGTTTTCCCGTTCCTGCGCTGGTGGCCTACGGTCAACCGCGATACCACCAAGGCTGACCTGACTGCGGGCTTGACCGGGGCAATGATCGTGCTGCCGCAGGGGGTGGCGTTTGCCACCATTGCCGGCCTGCCGCCGGAGTTTGGCTTGTATGCGGCAATGGTGCCGGCGGTGATTGCTGCGCTGTTTGGTTCCAGCTGGCACCTGGTTTCAGGGCCGACTACCGCCATTTCGATAGCCGTGTTTGCCTCGGTCAGCCCCTTGGCTGAACCCGGCTCTGCACAGTTCATCAGCCTGGTACTCACCCTCACCTTCCTGACCGGAATCTTCCAGTTCATCATGGGTCTGGCGCACATGGGCGCACTGGTCAACTTCATTTCGCACACCGTAGTGATCGGCTTTACCGCGGGCGCCGCGGTGCTGATCGCAGCCAGCCAAATCAAGAATTTCCTTGGCCTCAACATGGCACGCGGCTTGCCATTCCACGAGATTCTGCACCAGGTGTTCCTGCAGCTGGACAAAATCAATCCCTACGTGACCGCGGTGGGTGTCATCACCCTGGTCACCGGCATCGTGGCGCGCAAACTGATGCCCAAGCTGTACATGATTATTGCCATGGTGGTGGGCAGTGTGGCCGCGCTCATCATCAACAACCTGGCAGGGGGTGCCGAAACCACCCACATCAAGACCGTCGGCGCGCTGGCTGCCCACCTGCCACCGTTCACCCTGCCGGATTTTTCGCTCACAGCCATCAGCCAGGTGGTTTTCCCGGCGCTGATTGTGACCATGCTGGCGCTCACCGAAGCCGTATCCATCTCGCGCGCCATCGCGGTGAAATCCGAGCAACGTATTGACGGCAACCAGGAATTCATCGGCCAGGGCTTATCCAACATTTTCGGCAGTTTCTTCTCCAGCTACGCTTCCAGCGGCTCGTTCAACCGCAGCGGCGTGAACTATGCTGCAGGCGCAAAAACTCCGTTGGCCGCGGTGTATTCTGCACTGTTCCTGATCCTGATTTTGATGCTGGTGGCGGCACTCGCCGCCTACCTGCCCACCGCCGCGATGGCCGGGATTCTGTTCCTGGTGGCGTGGGCGCTGATTGACTTCCACCACATCCATTCCATTTTCCATACCAGCAAACAGGAAACGGCAGTGCTGGCGGTGACCATCATCGGTACGCTGATTGACCTGGAGAAAGGCATTTTCTTCGGCATCATGCTATCGCTGATGCTTTATCTGTACCGCACCTCGCGCCCGGCGCTGGTGGATGTGGTGCCTGACCCGGAACCGGACAGCTACCACTTTGTGCCGGTGGATGGACGCCCCGAATGCCCGCAGCTCAAAATGATCCGCTTACAGGGCTCGATTTTCTTCGGTGCGGTCAACCATGTGCAGCAAACCCTGCAACAGATTGACGAGATTAACCCACAGCAAAAACACGTGCTGTTTGCTGCCAGCGGCATGAACTTTGTCGATGTGGCGGGCGCAGAAATGCTCATGCAGGAAGCCAGGCGTCGCAAAAAAATGGGTGGTGGGCTGTATTTCTACCGGATGCAAAATGGGGTACGTGATCTACTGGTGAAAGGACACTATTTGGACGACATCGGCGAGGCCAATATTTTCCCCACCAAATCGCGCCCGATCGACGCAATTTATCCCAAACTCGACTCGGAAATTTGTCGTACCTGTACTGCGCGCATTTTCAAGCAATGCAATATTGCACTACCCAATGGAGAGCCACGCACATGA
- a CDS encoding respiratory chain complex I subunit 1 family protein: protein MISSIFSQLFQTLLIVVLAPLLLGWVNQCRAWLQNRRGAGVLQPYRVLHKLFHKDAVLADNASSLFRTAPYIQFACMVLVASIVPIVATDLPFAAAADVIALVGLFALARLFAALAAMDVGTAFGSMGARREMLVASLAEPALLMILFTPALIAHSTSLTTIVEALAHREVVLYPSLAFAAVAFAMVALAENARIPVDNPATHLELTMIHEAMILEYSARHLALIEWASAIKLSNYSAIGIALFLPWGIAGAGDWSGVPLALAVLFVKLLLGGAGLALLETLSAKLRIFRAPEFLGTAFLLAVLGMLMLEL, encoded by the coding sequence ATGATCTCTTCCATTTTCTCCCAGCTATTTCAAACCCTGCTCATCGTGGTGCTGGCGCCGCTGCTGCTGGGCTGGGTCAACCAATGCCGCGCCTGGCTACAGAACAGGCGCGGCGCCGGCGTGCTGCAGCCGTACCGGGTTTTGCACAAGCTGTTCCACAAGGACGCGGTGCTGGCGGACAATGCATCGTCCCTGTTCCGCACCGCCCCGTATATCCAGTTCGCTTGCATGGTGCTGGTCGCGAGCATTGTTCCGATAGTGGCGACGGACCTACCGTTTGCCGCAGCCGCTGACGTCATCGCGCTGGTGGGACTGTTTGCGCTGGCGCGGCTGTTCGCGGCGCTCGCGGCCATGGACGTCGGTACTGCGTTCGGCAGTATGGGTGCGCGGCGCGAGATGCTGGTGGCCAGCCTGGCGGAACCGGCACTGCTGATGATACTGTTCACGCCCGCGCTGATCGCCCATTCCACCTCGCTCACCACCATCGTCGAGGCGCTCGCGCACCGGGAAGTCGTGCTTTATCCCAGTCTCGCCTTCGCCGCCGTGGCTTTTGCCATGGTGGCGCTGGCCGAGAATGCCCGCATCCCGGTCGATAATCCCGCCACCCATTTGGAACTGACCATGATCCACGAGGCCATGATCCTCGAATATTCGGCGCGCCACCTGGCGCTGATCGAATGGGCGAGCGCGATCAAGCTGAGCAACTACAGTGCGATCGGGATCGCCTTGTTTCTGCCGTGGGGCATCGCCGGTGCGGGTGACTGGAGCGGCGTACCGCTGGCATTGGCGGTGCTGTTCGTGAAACTGCTGCTGGGTGGCGCCGGGCTGGCCCTGCTGGAGACCCTGTCGGCCAAGCTGCGTATTTTCCGCGCGCCGGAGTTCCTGGGAACCGCATTTCTGCTGGCGGTCCTGGGGATGCTGATGCTGGAGCTGTAA
- a CDS encoding formate hydrogenlyase, whose protein sequence is MATFTGQLINFLAALLLLIAFAMLSQRRILSLIHLFAWQGFVLALSTTVVAYSTGQPHLYYSAFLTLMLKAFLLPWILHRLIIRLNIKWDVETMINVPTTMLVGIALVIFAFNLAAPISQLADTITRSTLGIAMASVLLSFLMMITRHKAVAQVVGFLAMENGLFFAATSATYGMPMVVELGIALDVLVGTFIFGIFFFQIRETFDSLDIKNLEKLKED, encoded by the coding sequence ATGGCTACATTTACCGGACAGCTGATTAATTTTCTGGCCGCGCTGCTGCTGCTGATCGCCTTCGCCATGCTGTCGCAGCGGCGTATTCTGTCCCTGATCCATCTGTTCGCCTGGCAAGGGTTTGTACTGGCGCTGAGCACCACGGTGGTGGCGTACTCCACCGGCCAGCCCCATTTGTATTATTCGGCCTTTTTGACGCTGATGCTGAAGGCGTTCCTGCTGCCCTGGATACTGCACCGGCTGATTATTCGGCTCAATATCAAGTGGGACGTGGAAACCATGATCAACGTCCCGACGACCATGCTGGTCGGCATCGCCCTGGTGATCTTCGCCTTCAACCTGGCGGCGCCGATTTCGCAGCTGGCCGACACCATTACCCGCAGTACCCTGGGCATTGCCATGGCCAGCGTGCTGCTGTCATTCCTGATGATGATTACCCGGCACAAGGCAGTGGCGCAGGTGGTCGGCTTCCTGGCGATGGAAAACGGGCTGTTCTTTGCTGCCACCAGTGCCACCTACGGCATGCCGATGGTGGTTGAGCTGGGCATTGCGCTGGACGTGCTGGTGGGAACCTTCATTTTCGGTATTTTCTTCTTCCAGATCCGGGAAACCTTCGACAGTCTGGACATTAAAAACCTGGAAAAACTGAAAGAGGATTGA
- a CDS encoding NADH-quinone oxidoreductase subunit B family protein, which produces MYKIIRQILQSGIKTETPPGIDDALRCTAQRLENAILERFGGALAIRHVDAGSCNGCELEIHALSNPYYNLEGLGIHFVASPRHADMLLVTGPVSRHMETALQRTYEAIPEPKLVVAVGDCGCSGGLFGESYASRGRVASVIPVDVAVPGCPPPPFALMQGILTGISSRMG; this is translated from the coding sequence ATGTACAAGATCATTAGGCAGATCCTGCAGTCGGGCATAAAAACCGAGACACCGCCGGGCATCGACGACGCATTGCGCTGCACGGCCCAGCGCCTGGAAAATGCAATCCTCGAGCGCTTCGGCGGCGCGTTGGCGATTCGCCACGTGGATGCCGGCTCGTGCAACGGCTGCGAGCTCGAAATCCACGCTCTCAGCAACCCGTATTACAACCTGGAAGGGCTCGGTATCCATTTTGTCGCCAGCCCGCGGCATGCGGACATGCTGCTCGTTACCGGCCCGGTTTCGCGGCATATGGAAACGGCGCTGCAGCGCACGTATGAAGCCATCCCGGAACCGAAACTGGTGGTGGCAGTGGGAGACTGCGGCTGTAGCGGAGGCCTGTTTGGCGAAAGCTATGCGAGCCGCGGGCGCGTGGCCAGCGTGATCCCGGTGGATGTTGCCGTACCAGGCTGTCCGCCGCCGCCCTTTGCGCTCATGCAGGGCATTCTGACTGGAATCAGCAGTCGCATGGGCTAG
- a CDS encoding hydrogenase large subunit produces the protein MRIEDFDLALSPLPGAAPVWHGDVDAAAWRQVCRQVHDKGGRLVALWGSDRRELERGFAVHAALVIRSGLVWLTLATDNDRYPGIDDIFPAASRMQRALGDLLGIYPHAPQDARPWLRHSAWPADQYPLRKDFDGSTAHPAQPQDYPFVTVEGDGVHEIAVGPVHAGTIEPGHFRFSVIGERILRLEQRLGYAHKGVEKLFETMTLEGGARLAGRISGDSTVAYAWAYAMAVESAVSTVPPGRALWLRALLLERERLANHLGDLGALGNDAGLAFGLAQFSCLKEDLLRSNAALFGHRYLMDSIVPGGVVNDLDETGAARLMAELDALDQTVTRLRYIYDDHAGLQDRFIGAGQVTPELAARLGLCGLAGRASAQAWDLRAQFPTAPYDRLDVRMATHRNGDVAARVAVRFDEVSEAIRLCRLILKGLPGGAIFTILPKAPDHAIGVGWVEGWRGEVLVALETGTDNRIRRLHPHDPSWQNWPLLEHAVLGNIVPDFPLINKSFNLSYSGHDL, from the coding sequence ATGCGTATCGAAGATTTTGACCTTGCACTGTCTCCGCTTCCCGGTGCGGCGCCGGTGTGGCACGGCGATGTGGATGCCGCAGCATGGCGCCAGGTGTGCCGGCAGGTGCATGACAAGGGTGGTCGTCTGGTCGCGCTGTGGGGAAGCGACCGGCGTGAGCTGGAGCGAGGTTTTGCCGTGCACGCGGCGCTGGTCATCCGTTCCGGGCTGGTGTGGCTGACGCTGGCCACCGACAATGACCGGTATCCAGGCATCGACGATATTTTTCCGGCGGCGAGCCGCATGCAGCGTGCGTTGGGCGACCTGCTCGGCATTTATCCGCATGCCCCGCAGGATGCACGGCCATGGCTGCGGCACAGCGCCTGGCCGGCAGACCAGTATCCGTTGCGCAAGGATTTTGACGGCAGCACCGCGCATCCTGCGCAGCCGCAGGATTACCCGTTCGTCACCGTGGAAGGCGACGGCGTGCACGAGATTGCAGTCGGGCCCGTGCACGCCGGGACGATCGAGCCCGGTCATTTCCGCTTTTCGGTGATTGGCGAACGTATCCTGCGCCTGGAGCAGCGCCTGGGCTACGCTCACAAGGGCGTGGAAAAGCTGTTTGAGACGATGACGCTGGAGGGCGGGGCACGACTCGCAGGCCGGATCAGCGGTGATTCCACCGTCGCCTACGCATGGGCCTACGCGATGGCGGTGGAAAGCGCAGTGAGCACGGTGCCACCCGGCCGGGCGCTGTGGCTGCGCGCCCTGCTGCTGGAACGCGAGCGCCTGGCCAACCATCTTGGGGATCTGGGCGCGCTGGGCAACGATGCCGGTCTGGCCTTTGGCCTGGCGCAGTTCTCCTGTCTCAAGGAAGACCTGCTGCGCAGCAACGCGGCGCTGTTCGGACACCGCTATCTGATGGACAGCATCGTTCCCGGCGGCGTGGTAAACGATCTGGATGAAACGGGGGCTGCCCGGCTGATGGCCGAGCTCGACGCGCTCGACCAGACCGTCACCCGCCTGCGCTACATCTACGACGACCACGCGGGGCTGCAGGATCGCTTCATCGGGGCGGGTCAGGTCACCCCGGAACTGGCCGCCCGCCTCGGGTTGTGCGGGCTGGCGGGACGCGCGAGCGCACAGGCCTGGGATCTGCGCGCGCAGTTTCCGACGGCGCCTTATGACAGGCTGGATGTGCGCATGGCGACGCACCGCAACGGCGATGTCGCGGCGCGGGTGGCGGTACGCTTTGACGAGGTGAGCGAGGCAATACGCCTTTGCCGGCTGATTTTGAAAGGGCTGCCGGGCGGCGCGATCTTTACCATATTGCCAAAAGCCCCCGACCACGCGATTGGCGTGGGCTGGGTGGAAGGCTGGCGCGGCGAGGTCTTGGTTGCGCTGGAGACGGGAACGGACAACCGCATCCGCCGCCTGCATCCGCATGACCCGTCGTGGCAGAACTGGCCGCTGCTTGAGCACGCCGTGCTGGGCAATATCGTCCCGGATTTCCCGCTCATCAATAAGTCGTTCAACTTGAGCTATAGCGGGCACGATTTATGA
- a CDS encoding citrate transporter: MIAGIPVEFILFALTLLGVAVLHQHNLPIALAGLTVICAYKWLALDYALGAHFLREWMLVLNLLGLLLGFAILAKHFEDSGVPDLMPRILPDDWKGGFVLLLLVALMSTFLDNIAAAILGGVVARKVFSGRVSVGYLAAIVAASNAGGAGSVVGDTTTTMMWIAGVPAPHVADAFIASGVALLVVGVFASRAQHRHQPIQADPRPGAQLDAEELGILGVVVLTRVLVAALIIGGAVAGNVLVDFPALGAWIAVLIGGLFHPIPWAEAKNAWKGALFLIALVLAASLMPVAALPLAGWHTTLGLGFVSAVFDNIPLTALALKQGGYDWGMLAFAVGYGGSMIWFGSSAGVAICNGFPEAKNTWQWLRQGWFVPLGYVLGFFVLLALLGWHPDALKATGS; this comes from the coding sequence ATGATTGCCGGCATTCCCGTCGAATTCATCCTGTTCGCGCTCACCCTGCTGGGTGTGGCGGTGCTGCATCAGCACAATCTGCCCATCGCGCTGGCCGGGCTGACGGTGATCTGTGCGTATAAATGGCTGGCGCTGGACTATGCGCTGGGGGCACATTTCCTGCGCGAATGGATGCTGGTGCTGAACTTGCTCGGCCTGCTGCTGGGCTTTGCGATACTGGCGAAGCACTTCGAGGATTCCGGCGTGCCCGACCTGATGCCGCGTATCCTCCCGGACGACTGGAAGGGCGGCTTCGTGCTGCTGTTGCTGGTGGCGCTGATGTCGACTTTTCTCGACAACATCGCCGCCGCCATCCTGGGCGGCGTGGTGGCGCGCAAGGTTTTCAGCGGGCGCGTCAGCGTGGGGTATCTGGCAGCGATTGTGGCGGCCAGCAACGCCGGTGGCGCGGGTTCAGTGGTGGGCGACACCACCACCACCATGATGTGGATCGCCGGCGTGCCCGCGCCGCATGTCGCCGATGCGTTTATCGCGTCGGGCGTGGCGCTGCTGGTGGTGGGCGTGTTCGCCAGCCGCGCCCAGCACCGCCATCAGCCGATCCAGGCCGACCCGCGCCCGGGCGCGCAACTGGACGCTGAAGAGCTGGGCATCCTCGGCGTGGTGGTGCTGACGCGCGTACTGGTGGCGGCGCTGATTATCGGCGGCGCGGTGGCGGGCAATGTACTGGTGGATTTCCCCGCGCTGGGGGCGTGGATCGCAGTGTTGATCGGCGGCCTGTTCCATCCCATCCCTTGGGCTGAGGCGAAAAACGCCTGGAAGGGCGCGCTGTTCCTGATTGCGCTGGTGCTGGCCGCGTCACTCATGCCGGTGGCCGCGTTGCCGCTAGCCGGTTGGCACACCACGCTGGGCCTGGGCTTTGTCAGTGCGGTGTTCGACAATATTCCGCTCACCGCACTGGCATTGAAGCAGGGCGGCTACGACTGGGGCATGCTGGCGTTCGCCGTGGGTTATGGCGGGTCGATGATCTGGTTCGGTTCGTCCGCCGGGGTGGCCATCTGCAATGGTTTCCCGGAAGCCAAAAACACCTGGCAGTGGCTAAGACAGGGCTGGTTCGTGCCGCTAGGCTATGTGCTGGGATTCTTCGTGCTGCTGGCGCTGCTGGGCTGGCACCCGGACGCGTTGAAAGCGACAGGTTCCTAG
- the hyfB gene encoding hydrogenase 4 subunit B has product MVLLLKPMMDSLTAILFSPLPIDVMLGVIVFWIALGVLGLFAPLDLRFVGHVLFPLGAVGGLVLAGAGLAGMGERPETATLALGLPGLPFHLRLDALSAFFLVLLGAASAGISIYSAGYFRKGEGAAPGVYGLQYHFFLAAMALVMLADDAYLFMVAWETMALSSYFLVTSNHKLPEIRRAGFLYLLIAHLGAIGILLSFGVMQGGHGDYTFAAMRASHLSEFWASVTFLLALFGFGAKAGILPLHVWLPEAHPAAPSPVSALMSGVMLKTAIYGLLRVTFDLLPAQLLWWGVVALLLGLLTALFGVMFAAVQTDMKRLLAYSSIENIGIILVGIGLTLIFRAYALGALAAIALAATLYHCLNHAFFKSLLFLVTGTVLHSTRERSLGKLGGLIRSMPWVAWLALIGTLAIAGLPPLNGFVSEWLLLQAFLATPSLPSSYLSMLVPVEAAAVVLAIALAGYVMVKFYGVIFLGQPREEKLATAHDANWLERLGLGWLALGCVVLGLAPVFVLMQLDQVTRLLTGYTVGATAAQSGWLFVVATSPEHASYSPLLFLLGILTLLLLTFVLVRKFYHGRMRRGPAWDCGYPQQTARMQDTAEGFGQPIKQIFEPFFRIERQMPGPFDAHPRYQGKAEDKLWYALYLPIARLVERLSLMISTLQHGRIHIYLLYSFVTLLVLLLFTR; this is encoded by the coding sequence ATGGTGCTATTGTTAAAGCCGATGATGGACAGTCTTACAGCGATCCTGTTTAGCCCCCTGCCGATAGATGTGATGCTCGGCGTCATCGTATTCTGGATCGCGCTGGGCGTTCTCGGTCTGTTCGCCCCGCTTGATCTGCGTTTTGTAGGGCATGTCCTGTTTCCGCTGGGTGCAGTGGGCGGGCTGGTCCTGGCGGGTGCCGGCTTGGCCGGCATGGGAGAGCGGCCGGAGACGGCCACCCTGGCGCTGGGGCTGCCCGGCCTGCCCTTTCACCTGCGGCTGGACGCCCTGTCGGCATTTTTCCTGGTGCTGCTCGGGGCTGCGTCGGCCGGAATCTCCATTTATTCGGCCGGTTATTTCCGCAAAGGCGAGGGCGCGGCACCCGGCGTGTACGGCCTCCAGTATCACTTTTTCCTCGCCGCGATGGCGCTGGTGATGCTTGCCGACGACGCGTATCTGTTCATGGTGGCGTGGGAGACAATGGCGCTGTCTTCGTACTTCCTGGTCACCAGCAACCACAAGCTTCCCGAGATCCGTCGCGCCGGTTTTCTGTACTTGTTGATCGCCCATCTCGGTGCCATCGGCATTCTGTTGAGTTTTGGCGTGATGCAGGGCGGTCACGGCGACTATACGTTTGCGGCCATGCGTGCGAGCCATCTGAGCGAATTCTGGGCCAGCGTGACGTTTCTTCTGGCACTGTTCGGTTTCGGCGCCAAGGCGGGGATTTTGCCGCTCCATGTCTGGTTGCCGGAGGCGCACCCCGCGGCGCCTTCCCCGGTATCCGCGCTGATGAGCGGCGTGATGCTGAAGACGGCGATTTACGGACTGCTGCGCGTGACCTTCGACCTGTTGCCGGCGCAGCTGTTGTGGTGGGGTGTGGTGGCGCTGTTGCTGGGCCTGCTGACCGCACTGTTCGGTGTCATGTTCGCGGCGGTGCAGACCGACATGAAACGCCTGCTGGCTTATTCTTCGATCGAGAACATCGGCATCATTCTGGTGGGCATCGGGCTGACGCTGATCTTCCGCGCCTATGCGCTGGGCGCGCTCGCTGCCATCGCGCTGGCGGCGACCCTGTATCACTGCCTCAACCACGCGTTTTTCAAGAGCCTCCTGTTCCTGGTCACCGGCACGGTACTGCACTCGACCAGGGAGCGCAGTCTGGGCAAGCTGGGCGGCCTGATCCGCAGCATGCCCTGGGTCGCATGGCTGGCGCTGATCGGCACCCTTGCCATTGCCGGACTGCCGCCGCTCAATGGTTTCGTCTCGGAGTGGCTGCTGCTGCAAGCGTTTCTGGCGACCCCGAGCCTGCCCAGTTCCTACCTGAGCATGCTGGTGCCGGTGGAGGCCGCGGCGGTGGTACTCGCCATCGCCCTGGCGGGCTACGTCATGGTCAAGTTCTACGGCGTGATCTTTCTCGGCCAACCGCGCGAGGAAAAACTCGCCACGGCGCACGACGCCAATTGGCTGGAGCGGCTTGGCCTGGGCTGGCTGGCGCTGGGTTGCGTGGTGCTTGGCCTGGCGCCCGTGTTCGTGCTGATGCAACTGGATCAGGTTACCCGGCTGCTGACCGGTTACACCGTGGGGGCTACAGCGGCCCAATCCGGCTGGCTGTTTGTCGTAGCGACGTCCCCTGAACACGCGAGCTACAGCCCCCTGCTGTTTCTGCTGGGCATATTGACCTTGCTGCTGCTGACTTTCGTGCTGGTGCGCAAGTTCTACCATGGGCGGATGCGGCGCGGCCCCGCCTGGGACTGCGGTTATCCGCAGCAAACGGCGCGCATGCAGGATACGGCCGAAGGGTTCGGGCAGCCGATCAAGCAGATCTTCGAGCCGTTTTTCCGCATTGAGCGCCAGATGCCGGGTCCGTTCGATGCGCACCCCCGCTATCAGGGCAAGGCGGAGGACAAGCTGTGGTATGCGCTTTACCTGCCCATCGCGCGACTGGTCGAGCGTCTTTCCCTGATGATCAGCACCTTGCAGCATGGCCGCATCCACATTTATCTGCTGTACAGTTTCGTTACGCTGCTCGTCCTGCTGCTGTTTACCCGATGA
- a CDS encoding gamma carbonic anhydrase family protein yields the protein MIRKNPSGDLPVIHESAFVDPTAIICGKVFIGENVFIGPYAVIRADEVDDSGNMEPIIIGANSNIQDGVVIHSKSGARVLIGEHTSIAHRSIVHGPCVVGDNVFIGFNSVLFNCVVGKRCVVRHNSVVEGCELPDGFHIPSTTNIHADSDLSKIEQVGFREEDFSEDVAQTNINLVKGYKKLQNEF from the coding sequence ATGATCCGCAAAAATCCCAGCGGGGATTTACCCGTCATCCACGAATCCGCCTTTGTTGACCCGACTGCCATTATTTGCGGCAAGGTGTTCATCGGCGAAAACGTATTTATCGGACCGTATGCAGTGATCCGCGCCGACGAGGTGGATGACAGCGGCAATATGGAACCGATTATCATCGGCGCCAATTCCAACATTCAGGACGGTGTGGTAATCCACTCCAAATCCGGTGCGCGGGTGCTGATCGGCGAGCATACCTCCATCGCCCACCGTTCCATCGTGCACGGCCCGTGCGTGGTCGGCGACAACGTGTTCATTGGCTTCAACTCGGTGTTGTTCAACTGTGTGGTGGGCAAGCGCTGCGTAGTGCGCCACAACTCTGTGGTGGAAGGCTGCGAGCTGCCCGACGGCTTCCACATCCCCTCCACCACCAACATCCACGCTGATTCAGATCTGAGCAAAATCGAGCAGGTCGGCTTCCGTGAAGAAGACTTCTCCGAAGACGTGGCGCAGACTAACATCAACCTGGTAAAGGGTTACAAAAAGCTGCAGAACGAATTCTGA